Proteins co-encoded in one Montipora capricornis isolate CH-2021 chromosome 12, ASM3666992v2, whole genome shotgun sequence genomic window:
- the LOC138027587 gene encoding large ribosomal subunit protein uL11m-like, translated as MAAKQVSGFLRTYIAAGKASPSPPLGPSLGQRGVNIAQFCKEFNDRTKHIIPGVPIPTVIHYKGDRTFTFELNSPPVSYFLKAAAGIEKGAQKPGREVAGTVTLKQVYEIAKIKRQDATCRNVPLRSVCRSVIGSARSMGIKVVPDRDGDI; from the exons ATGGCGGCCAAGCAAGTGAGTGGGTTTCTTCGAACTTACATCGCCGCTGGCAAAGCTTCTCCTTCCCCGCCGCTAGGGCCTTCGCTTGGACAG CGAGGAGTGAACATTGCTCAATTCTGCAAAGAGTTCAACGATCGCACTAAACACATCATACCTGGTGTTCCCATACCAACGGTCATCCATTATAAG GGAGACCGGACATTTACATTTGAATTGAACTCCCCTCCAGTGTCTTATTTTCTCAAAGCTGCGGCAGGTATTGAGAAAGGGGCACAAAAGCCAG GACGAGAAGTTGCTGGCACGGTTACCTTGAAACAGGTCTATGAAATAGCGAAGATAAAAAGGCAAGATGCAACTTGCAGGAATGTACCTTTAAGAAGCGTTTGTAGATCAGTGATAGGATCAGCAAGAAGTATGGGTATCAAAGTTGTGCCTGACAGAGACGGGGATATTTAA